Below is a window of Phocoena sinus isolate mPhoSin1 chromosome 2, mPhoSin1.pri, whole genome shotgun sequence DNA.
AGCTTCGGGAGCCGCGCCATGACCCGCGCCAGCGGGCTGCGCGCACGGAGGCGGGCCTTTCTGCCGCGGCTCCCAGGCCGCCCCGCGGGCCTTAGAGAAGCGGCGACTAGAGCGTCGCCAACCTGAGCTGGGACGATCGGCCCCAAAACCTCGCAAGAGCGCcttctggtggtggtggtggggaggacCGCAGCAAAGCGCCAATGCCAAGTCTCTCCAAGGGATATTCTTCCCTTGCTTCTCCACCCCACCCGGCCTCGCCAGCTTCTACTGAGCTAgaggagacaaggaagggaaaCCCTTTCGTCTGGCACCCGTCTCTCATTTTATCTCACCAACTGAGCCCTAAAGTGATCCATCATAGCTTGTCACTCCACACTCATCCTTTCTCCACATCAGCCACTCCACCGTATACAGCCTAGAGCCCTCAGCAATATTCCAGCCATAAAAGAATGCAGTGTCGGCTAAGCTCTTGATGCCTTTCTTGAAACAGGCCCCAAATGTCCAGTAGAGTCACAATGGGGGAGAATTCACTCTCCTGGTTTCTACCACCCACGTCAGTAGTATGCTGACAGATATGTAACAACCAGTTTGGGGAGAAGGACTGATTTGTATTGTTTGTCAATTTCTGTAAATATTCCTACCAttgccaatttcaagctaccaacacgAAGTCACTTAATATGGGGTTAGGAAAGATGCCAACAATTAGCTCTGGAGCGGGATAAGAGCTGGCTCCGGCACACCACTGAGTGTAGACTCTTAAGAATCTGAGAACCCCTCTAAGGGCACATTCTCTTACACTGTCCTACTCCTTCAGCCTGGTATAACTGAGTGTGCATTGGCCCATTTTGATTTCAGTCACGTTTGTGCAATAGAAGAAAGATTCCAGGAGGCCAGGAAATATTTTATTGACAACCAGGGACATAGCCATTAACAGAGGGAAGCACACAGGACTGCAAACTAAAACCCAATAGCCAGCAAGGGCCCTTTGGGCCAGGAACACTGCATCCTGGGGTCCTCACAGTCTCCCACCAACAGACACACAAGACTGGGCATCCAGGAGAGGGGGCAGTGGCTCTGGTGTCCCACAGTGTGAGAGGATACATGATTCCTCATAATGAGCAACAGGGCAAGGAGGTGAAATGGAGGGGGGGGTCCATCACTGCCTAAGACCACCTCCTCCTCTCAGAGCCAATACCAGGTGGAGGACTGAACCACCTAGTATCTTGTAATCAGCTGCTGTCTTCTCATCGTTCCTGCaggaagaggcaaaaaaaaaaaagaaaaaaggtattaGAAATAAATACCATCTAGAGCAAGGTTCTTAACCTGGGTTTCATGGATCTGCCTGGGGATCTATGAatgcagatgagaaaaaaattacatctttatatttttactaacCCCTAACTGAAATTTgatatttctttcagttttgaaCACAGGCAAAAAACCCACAGGGGTATCATTAGCAATATGGGTAACTTGTTAACAACAAAAGTTAGATATTTTCCTATCATTTCACAACTGTTTGTAGGTAtcttgaaaatcttttaaaattagtcaTTATATCCATCATTACATCTTAATGAAGTACATATATTACAAACTTGCTTTTTTAGTAGTGTGATCAGTATATTTCGATCCTATTAGTTTCTTTTGTAAttccatgcattttattttatgtctgcAAAAATCTAATTCTGAGAAGGGGTTCATAGCCTTCATCAAATTGCCAAAGGGTCTGAGACAACAAAAAAAAGGCAGGCCTGCTCCACCTCCAGTACTTGCATCTTCATCTTCACATAAGATGGCCACGCCCTCATTCCCATTCCAAACTTACATCTGTTTACCACTGTAGATGAGCCGCTGCTGCTGTGGGGGgattccctctttctcctccacacGCTCCTTGATTCGCTCCACCTTTAGGGGTACAAGTAGTCAGGGGTTGCTCAGGGGGAAGGACCGTGGAACGGGAAAGAACAAGAGCTATGCAGAGAGTATGAGAGCGGAAGGACTCAGTTCATCAGCATACCCAAGCAAGTGTACATGTAGGGAGATAGGCATGGAGAGGTACTGGGCGTACATTACCTTGTCTGTGGGTTcaatgtcaatctcaatctccttTCC
It encodes the following:
- the NEDD8 gene encoding NEDD8 — translated: MLIKVKTLTGKEIEIDIEPTDKVERIKERVEEKEGIPPQQQRLIYSGKQMNDEKTAADYKILGGSVLHLVLALRGGGGLRQ